In Saccharicrinis fermentans DSM 9555 = JCM 21142, a genomic segment contains:
- a CDS encoding SusC/RagA family TonB-linked outer membrane protein, whose product MRRKLGKRFLVYYYAKSKEILIMGNLFLFLAFINVQIQASSLDLKLVSMSLQNGSLYEMLKSIEEQTGFGFLYSESEIDITEKVSVNAQNMPLDVLLGEVLPKLGVDFEIDELVIVLKPQMEKKEALGDQRYDKKIAVKGRIIDKEGLPLPGATIIDLKSRRGVITDSDGNYTILVADSSSVLRISFVGFKTIELTVGSQTIIDVQLQYSDDEIDEVVVTGIVQISKSSFTGTATIVKAEELISMGSDNVIKSLTLLDPSLNILDNNVFGSNPNVLPEISLRGDAILSVPNTSIDRTSLSADPNQPVFIMDDFETTLTKVIDMDMNRIESVTILKDAAATAMYGSRAANGVIVITTKQPEAGKLQVSYNLNTDFSFPDLGSYDILNAEELFGLQKDLGLYDYLMEAENTGVHKVTAIEKYVAQGVNTDWLAQPVRNAVGQKHSLNLMGGDKYMRYMLDVNYSDKPGVMKESGRKNSGIALTLNYNINDQLIFRNRLSVDKNNAENSPYGSFDYYAKMPSFLPINYANGQPIERYAIPIYDTGSTTYFPQYNPVYEAGVGNSDESEYTNINNNFSLEWRMTSALKLKANLSYTFQNSKSHQFNSPESYLYWSVSDPEKRGSYAFDDVSTESYYGNAIFNYMKEMNGHFINASLGYNISSSSSELLGFKAVGFAASNFDNPAFASSYATGEVPDASEQTVRLIGGLASVNYSYDRRFLADFTYRLDGSSQFGSNDKTAGFYSAGLGWNIHHENFLKGNSFISLFKIKGTYGETGSVNFSAYQAKDVLQYYKSTRYLGGLGTYLAALGNENLTWQTTSTLDLGADFGFFSNIISGSFNYYNKNTSDMIMDVTTPPSIGFNSFKENLGEMENKGFEFALRAKLMNRDKIKWNVYLSGYQNKSKILGIGNALKSYNELSDQAGLTDAELQEYEENNGSSTSYINETSHDFYVRFEEGESNTAIYAVRSLGIDPMTGKEIFLTKDGEPTFTWNAEDKVIVGDTEATLRGNFGTNVAYGPLEMSFTFSYSMGAQQYNYTLVDKVENSNKYYNVDRRVLEETWMEPGDVVRFKSNVLNWGNMSYTPASDRFVQDYSYINLSSMNINYYLPERFYTKLGMESMRLSFNMSDVFNWSTVKMERGTSYPYARSFSMGLRANF is encoded by the coding sequence ATGAGAAGAAAATTAGGCAAACGCTTTCTTGTTTATTACTATGCTAAATCAAAAGAAATTTTAATCATGGGAAATTTATTTCTTTTTTTAGCATTTATAAACGTGCAGATTCAGGCCAGTTCGTTAGACTTGAAGTTGGTAAGTATGAGCTTGCAAAATGGCTCGCTATATGAAATGTTAAAATCCATTGAAGAGCAAACAGGATTTGGCTTTTTATATAGCGAGTCAGAAATTGATATTACGGAAAAAGTTTCTGTAAATGCTCAAAATATGCCATTAGATGTATTACTTGGCGAGGTGTTGCCTAAGTTAGGGGTCGATTTTGAAATTGACGAATTGGTCATTGTTTTAAAACCTCAAATGGAAAAAAAGGAAGCTCTTGGGGATCAGAGGTATGATAAAAAGATCGCTGTTAAAGGTCGCATTATAGATAAGGAAGGTCTTCCATTACCGGGTGCTACCATCATTGACTTGAAATCCAGAAGAGGCGTCATAACGGATAGTGATGGCAATTACACTATTCTTGTTGCTGATTCAAGTTCTGTTTTAAGAATCAGCTTTGTGGGTTTTAAAACCATTGAACTTACAGTGGGCTCTCAAACAATTATTGATGTTCAGCTACAATATTCTGATGATGAGATTGATGAGGTTGTTGTAACGGGTATTGTGCAAATAAGTAAGTCAAGCTTTACGGGTACAGCTACTATTGTTAAAGCCGAAGAATTGATTTCTATGGGTTCTGATAATGTAATTAAAAGCTTGACTTTATTAGATCCATCTTTGAATATATTAGATAACAATGTGTTTGGTTCTAATCCCAATGTTTTACCTGAGATTAGTTTACGAGGTGATGCTATTTTGAGTGTACCTAATACATCCATTGATAGAACAAGTTTAAGCGCAGATCCTAATCAACCTGTATTTATTATGGATGATTTTGAAACTACCCTTACAAAAGTAATTGATATGGATATGAACAGAATCGAGTCAGTTACTATTTTAAAGGATGCTGCCGCAACAGCAATGTACGGATCAAGAGCTGCCAATGGGGTGATTGTAATTACCACCAAACAACCTGAAGCAGGAAAATTACAAGTGAGTTATAATTTAAATACAGACTTTAGCTTTCCTGATCTTGGATCCTATGATATATTAAATGCCGAAGAATTATTTGGGCTACAAAAAGATCTAGGACTATATGATTATTTAATGGAGGCCGAGAATACTGGAGTACACAAGGTTACTGCCATTGAGAAATATGTAGCTCAAGGTGTGAATACCGACTGGCTTGCTCAACCTGTACGCAATGCTGTGGGGCAAAAACACTCTTTGAATTTGATGGGTGGAGATAAGTATATGAGGTATATGTTGGATGTGAATTATAGCGATAAGCCTGGAGTAATGAAAGAATCGGGGCGTAAAAATAGTGGTATTGCATTAACACTAAATTATAATATAAATGATCAACTTATTTTTAGAAATAGATTATCAGTTGATAAAAATAATGCAGAAAACTCACCCTATGGTTCATTTGATTATTATGCAAAAATGCCTTCTTTTTTACCCATAAATTATGCAAATGGACAGCCAATAGAGCGTTATGCTATTCCGATATACGATACGGGTTCAACGACTTACTTTCCTCAATATAATCCTGTGTATGAGGCAGGAGTTGGTAACTCCGACGAGTCAGAATATACGAATATAAACAATAACTTTTCATTGGAATGGAGAATGACATCAGCTTTAAAACTAAAAGCGAATCTTTCCTATACGTTTCAAAATAGTAAAAGCCATCAATTTAATTCTCCTGAATCCTATCTTTATTGGAGCGTAAGTGATCCTGAAAAAAGAGGATCTTATGCCTTTGATGACGTAAGTACAGAGTCTTATTATGGAAATGCGATATTTAATTATATGAAAGAAATGAATGGCCATTTCATTAATGCATCTTTAGGATATAATATTTCTAGTTCATCATCAGAATTACTCGGTTTTAAGGCAGTTGGGTTTGCAGCTAGCAACTTTGACAATCCTGCATTTGCAAGTAGTTATGCAACAGGAGAAGTTCCTGATGCATCTGAACAAACGGTTCGTTTAATTGGCGGATTGGCTAGTGTTAACTATTCGTATGATCGAAGATTTCTTGCGGATTTTACTTATCGACTGGACGGATCATCTCAATTTGGTTCAAATGATAAAACGGCTGGTTTTTATAGTGCCGGTTTAGGTTGGAACATTCATCATGAGAACTTTTTAAAAGGCAATAGTTTTATTAGTTTGTTTAAAATTAAAGGAACGTATGGAGAAACAGGCTCAGTAAACTTTTCTGCATATCAGGCTAAAGATGTATTACAGTACTATAAAAGTACTAGGTATCTAGGAGGATTAGGTACTTACCTGGCTGCTTTGGGTAATGAGAATCTTACTTGGCAAACCACCAGCACCCTGGATCTAGGAGCTGATTTTGGTTTCTTTTCCAATATAATATCTGGATCTTTTAACTACTACAATAAGAATACCAGTGATATGATTATGGATGTCACAACTCCACCTTCAATCGGATTCAATTCATTTAAAGAAAATCTTGGAGAGATGGAAAATAAAGGTTTTGAGTTTGCGCTTCGTGCTAAATTGATGAACAGAGATAAAATTAAATGGAATGTGTACTTGTCTGGTTATCAGAATAAATCAAAAATTCTTGGGATAGGTAATGCTTTAAAATCATATAATGAATTGAGTGATCAAGCCGGATTAACCGATGCTGAATTACAGGAATACGAAGAGAATAATGGTTCGTCAACTTCTTATATTAATGAAACATCTCATGATTTTTATGTAAGGTTTGAGGAGGGTGAATCCAATACAGCAATTTATGCGGTTAGATCATTAGGTATTGATCCTATGACAGGTAAAGAAATTTTCCTTACCAAGGATGGAGAGCCAACTTTTACTTGGAATGCCGAGGATAAAGTAATCGTAGGGGATACAGAAGCTACACTTAGAGGAAACTTTGGAACAAATGTAGCTTATGGTCCCTTGGAAATGAGCTTTACCTTTTCGTATAGCATGGGTGCTCAGCAATATAACTATACTTTGGTTGATAAAGTTGAAAACTCAAATAAGTATTACAATGTGGATAGAAGGGTATTGGAAGAAACCTGGATGGAACCTGGTGATGTAGTAAGGTTTAAAAGTAATGTACTTAACTGGGGTAATATGAGTTATACCCCCGCTAGTGATCGTTTTGTTCAGGACTATAGCTATATTAATTTAAGCTCGATGAATATAAATTATTACCTGCCAGAAAGATTCTACACAAAATTGGGTATGGAATCAATGCGTCTTTCGTTTAATATGAGTGACGTTTTTAATTGGTCAACTGTTAAGATGGAGCGTGGTACTTCGTATCCTTATGCTCGTTCTTTCTCTATGGGATTACGTGCTAACTTTTAA
- a CDS encoding FecR family protein → MKTYINISKLIFGKLANDLTIEENKKFEKWLKEDPANQILFEDIRNRKDRDLRDAKISLLDKELIWKNIQDKIGLPKTRSIFSFKAVMKYAAAILIPIAAVYGGWNLYGYIQGEINNPIAQIKPGAPKAQLIYGDKIIELGERDTILNTTHNSVAVEINSGGIKYKKDLSNPKSIEFHTIRIPRGGEYFLTLSDGTKVWLNSDTEIKYPSVFNEKERCVFVQGEAYFEIAKDSIHPFVVHAAGLDIQVLGTKFNVSAYSDDDFAHVTLVEGKVFAIEQISGLKQSAVLEPSQQALISKNGSQELVIQTVDTDVYTSWTKGKYIFRAEPLGQILKKLSRWYNVEVFYENTAAEQYTFSGILPRFKNCETFLKLMEKTNSVKFEYTENVLIVKNVK, encoded by the coding sequence ATGAAAACGTATATAAATATTAGCAAGCTTATTTTTGGCAAACTTGCTAATGATTTGACCATCGAAGAAAACAAAAAATTTGAAAAATGGCTTAAGGAAGATCCTGCCAATCAAATTCTTTTTGAAGATATTCGAAATAGAAAGGATAGGGACTTAAGAGACGCAAAAATTAGTTTACTGGATAAGGAGCTTATCTGGAAAAATATTCAAGATAAAATTGGTCTCCCAAAAACAAGGTCCATCTTTTCTTTTAAAGCAGTGATGAAGTATGCAGCTGCTATTTTAATACCTATAGCTGCGGTCTATGGAGGATGGAACTTGTATGGATATATTCAGGGCGAGATAAATAATCCTATTGCGCAAATAAAACCAGGAGCGCCCAAAGCCCAGTTAATCTACGGAGATAAGATCATCGAGCTTGGCGAAAGGGATACTATTCTTAACACTACCCATAATAGTGTTGCGGTTGAAATTAATTCTGGAGGAATTAAATACAAAAAGGATTTAAGCAATCCTAAGAGCATAGAATTTCATACCATTAGAATACCGAGGGGAGGTGAGTATTTTCTTACTCTTTCAGATGGAACAAAAGTGTGGTTAAATTCAGATACCGAAATCAAATATCCTTCTGTTTTTAACGAAAAGGAACGCTGCGTTTTTGTACAAGGAGAAGCTTATTTTGAAATAGCAAAAGATAGTATACACCCATTTGTTGTGCATGCAGCTGGGCTTGATATACAGGTATTAGGTACGAAATTTAATGTATCAGCCTATTCCGACGATGATTTTGCTCATGTTACTTTAGTTGAGGGGAAAGTATTTGCCATTGAACAAATAAGTGGTTTAAAGCAATCTGCCGTTTTGGAGCCCTCGCAGCAAGCATTGATTAGCAAAAATGGTAGTCAAGAATTAGTCATTCAAACAGTCGATACGGATGTCTATACATCCTGGACGAAGGGTAAATATATATTTCGTGCTGAACCTTTAGGTCAAATTCTTAAAAAATTGAGTCGCTGGTATAATGTGGAAGTTTTTTATGAAAATACCGCAGCAGAGCAATATACTTTTTCAGGAATCTTGCCGCGTTTTAAAAATTGCGAAACCTTTTTAAAGCTTATGGAAAAGACCAATAGTGTGAAGTTTGAATATACAGAAAATGTTTTGATAGTGAAAAATGTGAAATAG
- a CDS encoding RNA polymerase sigma-70 factor, translating into MYSIDKKIKLIAGGSTKAFKDFYDSFFPSLAFFSIQLVKDKDEASDIVQEAFLTYWNKRNEFENLDGVKAFMYTVIKNSGLNYLRSQKVHAKHLAYIEQNERNYFKNIIIEEETISMIKAALTDLPPQTKNIVELSMLGAKNVDIAETLGVSINTVKTLKLRAYKLLREKLKNHVYVLLILSDILLK; encoded by the coding sequence ATGTATTCCATCGATAAAAAAATAAAGCTTATAGCGGGAGGTAGTACTAAAGCATTTAAGGATTTTTATGACAGCTTTTTCCCTTCATTGGCCTTTTTTTCCATTCAATTGGTAAAAGATAAGGATGAAGCTAGTGATATTGTGCAAGAAGCATTTTTAACATACTGGAATAAGCGAAATGAGTTTGAAAATTTGGATGGAGTAAAAGCTTTTATGTACACTGTTATAAAAAATTCGGGGCTTAATTATCTTCGCTCTCAAAAGGTGCACGCCAAACATCTCGCCTATATTGAGCAAAATGAAAGGAATTATTTTAAAAATATAATTATAGAAGAAGAAACTATTTCAATGATTAAGGCGGCCCTTACAGATCTGCCTCCCCAAACAAAAAATATCGTAGAATTAAGCATGTTGGGTGCAAAAAATGTAGATATCGCTGAAACACTAGGTGTTTCAATTAATACCGTTAAAACACTTAAACTTCGTGCCTATAAGCTTTTGCGTGAAAAATTGAAAAATCACGTTTATGTATTGTTAATATTATCAGACATATTGCTTAAGTAA
- a CDS encoding TlpA family protein disulfide reductase produces the protein MKNTLFFLLILLSLGSCNQKKKIWAKSFIHQKAPELIVEEWLSEKPDLQGKFVLVDFWATWCAPCKKGIPELNSFQNEFKDDLVVIGITDESKEKVGRYVGPAIEYYSAIDTKKRVMGLLEVRGIPHCILIDPKGIVRWEGLPQLEGFELTSEVIQDLIKKYK, from the coding sequence ATGAAAAATACACTATTTTTTTTACTTATACTATTAAGTTTAGGCTCGTGTAACCAGAAAAAAAAGATATGGGCAAAGTCATTTATTCATCAAAAGGCACCAGAACTCATTGTAGAGGAGTGGCTTTCGGAAAAGCCTGATTTACAAGGTAAATTTGTTCTTGTTGATTTTTGGGCCACTTGGTGTGCTCCATGCAAAAAAGGCATACCCGAGTTGAATTCATTTCAAAATGAGTTTAAGGACGATTTAGTTGTAATAGGAATTACTGATGAATCTAAAGAAAAAGTCGGAAGGTATGTAGGTCCTGCAATAGAGTACTATAGTGCTATTGATACAAAAAAAAGGGTTATGGGCTTGTTAGAGGTAAGAGGAATTCCTCACTGTATCCTAATCGACCCCAAGGGTATTGTTCGTTGGGAAGGATTACCACAGCTAGAAGGCTTTGAACTAACGTCTGAGGTCATTCAGGATCTTATTAAAAAGTATAAATAA
- a CDS encoding IS4 family transposase — MDNEGFINRSKCSEEDFTRNRKLSFKDLLISLMCFSRPSVQTELDRFFKALSKSPDSFQTISKSAFTQSRRKLKPEAFIELNKSNLEYFNENAPYKKDWKQKRVVAIDGTKINLPASEELKNDFGYSRNQHDETIIGALGSFAYDVCNELVLDAQIIKRKGSELDLAVKHLEILSSQSDILVFDRGYPSHWLIGLLMKENYKFCFRLSTAWKDAVELVKSNNSDIDFTLKRRSNRDLSKIREYDIPLEIKGLRLVCIELSSGEKEVLLTNLTNRKNFTLNDLKQLYHMRWSVEEGFKSFKKSLHLEQFTGKTTIAIKQDFYAKVFMLNLSSMIRTQAINSNIKSTKNRKYKQQANKTQSLAKLKDFFLDIIYSSTPKVFITKLIEILSKRLEIIRPGRSFKRPDTSIRRRHKGLTSKGI; from the coding sequence ATTGATAATGAAGGTTTTATCAATAGAAGTAAATGTTCGGAAGAAGACTTTACTCGTAATCGAAAGTTGTCTTTTAAAGATTTATTAATATCCCTAATGTGTTTTAGCCGTCCAAGTGTTCAAACAGAATTAGATCGGTTTTTTAAAGCTCTTTCAAAATCTCCTGATTCATTTCAAACAATCTCAAAAAGTGCATTTACCCAATCAAGAAGAAAGTTAAAACCTGAAGCTTTTATTGAGTTAAACAAGTCTAACCTGGAATATTTTAATGAGAATGCACCTTATAAAAAGGACTGGAAACAAAAGCGAGTTGTCGCTATTGATGGGACGAAGATTAATTTGCCAGCATCAGAGGAACTTAAAAACGACTTTGGCTATAGTAGAAATCAACATGATGAAACTATCATTGGAGCATTAGGATCATTTGCATATGATGTTTGCAATGAATTAGTGCTAGATGCCCAAATAATAAAACGAAAAGGAAGTGAACTAGATCTTGCTGTAAAACACCTAGAAATTCTTAGCTCTCAATCTGACATTTTAGTATTTGATAGAGGTTATCCAAGTCATTGGCTCATTGGATTATTAATGAAGGAAAATTATAAATTCTGTTTTCGGTTAAGTACGGCTTGGAAAGATGCTGTTGAATTAGTTAAAAGTAATAATAGTGATATTGATTTTACATTAAAAAGACGCTCTAATAGAGATTTAAGTAAAATTAGGGAATATGATATTCCCTTGGAGATTAAAGGACTTCGCTTGGTTTGCATTGAATTATCATCAGGAGAAAAGGAAGTTTTGCTAACAAATTTAACAAATAGAAAAAATTTCACATTAAATGACCTTAAGCAACTTTACCATATGAGATGGTCCGTTGAAGAAGGATTTAAATCTTTCAAAAAATCACTTCATTTAGAGCAATTTACTGGAAAAACAACTATTGCAATAAAACAGGATTTTTATGCAAAGGTTTTTATGCTAAATCTATCTTCGATGATAAGAACACAAGCTATAAATAGCAATATAAAGTCAACAAAAAATAGAAAATATAAGCAGCAAGCAAACAAAACACAATCATTAGCTAAACTAAAAGATTTCTTTTTAGATATCATATATTCAAGTACCCCCAAGGTTTTTATAACTAAATTAATTGAGATACTCTCAAAAAGATTAGAAATAATAAGACCCGGAAGGTCATTTAAAAGACCTGATACATCAATCAGGCGAAGACATAAAGGTTTAACATCTAAAGGGATATGA
- a CDS encoding DoxX family protein codes for MKLLDNLQWGLGVKTNLFQIISRILLGLALLFAGISHLTFNRMEFVAQVPNWVPLSTDLVVILSGIAEITLGASLIALNKWKALVGCTTAIFFVLIFPGNIAQYVNQVDAFGLDTEQARLIRLFFQPILVAWALWSTGGFKAFMNRNKS; via the coding sequence ATGAAATTATTAGACAATTTACAATGGGGTCTAGGGGTAAAAACAAATTTATTCCAGATAATTTCTCGAATACTACTTGGCCTGGCCCTTTTATTTGCAGGAATAAGCCACTTAACATTTAACCGTATGGAGTTTGTAGCTCAGGTTCCCAATTGGGTGCCTCTTTCCACCGATTTGGTAGTTATCCTCTCAGGGATTGCAGAAATAACACTTGGTGCATCATTAATAGCATTAAATAAATGGAAAGCCTTGGTTGGTTGTACTACTGCTATTTTCTTTGTATTAATATTCCCGGGAAATATTGCTCAGTATGTGAATCAAGTGGATGCTTTTGGTCTGGATACGGAACAGGCTAGACTTATCCGCTTGTTTTTTCAACCGATTTTAGTTGCTTGGGCTCTATGGTCAACTGGCGGCTTCAAAGCTTTTATGAATCGTAACAAATCATAA
- a CDS encoding glutathione peroxidase produces the protein MEQNFYQFEAKSLQGKNISMNDYRGKLVLIVNTASKCGLTPQFEGLEKLYQNYKDKGLVILGFPCNQFANQEPGDEKSISEGCLINYGVTFPMFSKIDVNGENAHPLYKYLKKELKGTLLNTIKWNFTKFLIDTEGNPLKRFAPTTKPKEIKKYIQKLLP, from the coding sequence ATGGAACAGAATTTTTATCAGTTTGAAGCTAAAAGTCTTCAAGGGAAAAATATTAGCATGAATGACTATCGTGGTAAATTAGTTCTTATTGTTAATACAGCGAGTAAATGTGGCTTAACTCCTCAATTCGAAGGACTTGAGAAACTTTATCAGAATTATAAAGATAAAGGTCTTGTAATATTAGGTTTTCCATGCAACCAATTTGCTAACCAAGAGCCAGGTGATGAGAAATCTATATCAGAAGGTTGTCTTATAAATTATGGTGTAACCTTTCCGATGTTCTCGAAGATAGATGTAAATGGTGAAAACGCTCATCCTCTCTATAAGTATCTAAAAAAAGAGTTAAAAGGTACATTACTTAATACCATAAAATGGAACTTTACGAAATTCCTTATTGATACAGAAGGAAACCCCTTAAAAAGGTTTGCGCCAACAACAAAACCTAAAGAGATTAAAAAATACATTCAAAAACTATTACCATAG
- a CDS encoding MarR family winged helix-turn-helix transcriptional regulator translates to MDELGITYPQYLVLLVLWETDSISVNDIAKKLILKTNTLTPLLKRMEQLGLIHRTRSKNDERKVIVNLSSKGRELREKAVLIPEKLITRLSDGQLSIEKLIELKNSLTTIISFLSK, encoded by the coding sequence TTGGACGAATTAGGCATAACTTATCCTCAGTATTTAGTACTATTGGTGTTATGGGAAACAGACAGTATTTCTGTTAATGACATTGCTAAAAAGCTTATACTTAAGACAAATACTCTTACTCCACTTCTCAAGCGAATGGAACAACTAGGTTTGATTCATCGAACCCGTTCAAAGAACGACGAACGGAAAGTCATTGTTAATCTATCGAGCAAAGGAAGGGAACTAAGAGAGAAAGCTGTTCTAATTCCTGAAAAATTGATTACGCGGTTATCAGATGGACAACTAAGTATTGAGAAATTGATTGAATTAAAAAATAGTCTTACTACCATTATCTCGTTTTTATCAAAATAG
- a CDS encoding helix-turn-helix domain-containing protein, with amino-acid sequence MLKNKRLESRRKKISKDVELFVERSFDIVDRIHFILQKQGKEQKDLAKALGKTESEISKWMTGTHNFTMKTLTKIEAVLGEPILQTVKQDNAEVKQKKIEVTESVFSMPSSEKRTSLPMQFHTLFTGECEPRYYA; translated from the coding sequence ATGCTAAAAAACAAACGACTAGAATCCAGAAGAAAAAAGATATCAAAAGACGTTGAATTATTTGTTGAACGTTCTTTCGATATTGTAGATAGAATCCACTTTATCCTACAAAAACAAGGTAAAGAGCAAAAGGATTTGGCCAAAGCCTTAGGGAAAACAGAAAGTGAAATTAGTAAATGGATGACCGGAACACATAATTTCACTATGAAAACACTAACAAAAATTGAAGCTGTTTTAGGAGAACCTATTTTGCAAACAGTTAAACAAGACAATGCAGAAGTAAAACAAAAGAAAATTGAAGTAACAGAATCAGTATTTTCTATGCCGTCTTCTGAAAAAAGAACTTCTCTACCAATGCAATTTCATACACTTTTTACGGGAGAGTGTGAACCGCGTTATTACGCCTAG
- a CDS encoding beta propeller repeat protein, whose product MKSIKVFCVGTILILCLLYTSCKNNQDDNDYNPQTIHTELKLKLVYGDSQNGVFNEELKDSIVFEVTDGNNVPVPRVKIKYEPINGSVLYDYGLTDSIGRTYCYWKGDCESGIYKMNVYLVDSEHVYRDSLVVSSNISYPSNFGLACFPLGRYIEDIAVDPKDGTLYLVAENDPCVYVSYDHGISWSVLSEVPFSNGIKGVEVQEDGDLFVSTTYSEIWRFSDNLKWEYLKTISGSYINLQSVDNDVLFYSVYGETYRSVNNGNDWQLIEQGYFNDVAIHELYAHPDGTLYKLDGWDDILYSEDKGDSWDFLSYKRLFRMDESGIMYSSKSISSERTIMRSVNKGATWSDYITLPNNEFSNIQIIDFCVQGNDLFIYANDLRVYKYSISNNLLTRSEEAENYFYLRHMMVTKNGTVLLWDQNDLIYNLTFSEM is encoded by the coding sequence ATGAAAAGTATAAAAGTGTTTTGTGTCGGTACTATCTTGATATTGTGTTTGTTATATACTTCGTGCAAAAACAATCAGGATGATAATGATTATAATCCGCAAACCATCCATACCGAATTAAAACTTAAACTGGTATATGGGGATAGTCAAAATGGAGTGTTCAACGAAGAGCTAAAAGACAGTATCGTGTTTGAGGTGACAGATGGGAATAATGTACCTGTACCGCGAGTGAAAATTAAATATGAACCCATTAATGGTTCTGTTTTATACGACTATGGCTTAACCGACTCAATTGGTAGAACATATTGTTATTGGAAGGGGGATTGCGAAAGTGGGATATATAAAATGAATGTTTATTTGGTCGATAGTGAACATGTTTATAGAGACTCTTTAGTTGTTTCTTCTAATATATCATATCCTTCGAATTTTGGTTTAGCATGTTTTCCTTTAGGAAGGTATATCGAGGATATTGCTGTTGATCCAAAAGATGGAACCTTATATTTGGTTGCAGAAAATGATCCATGCGTATATGTTTCGTATGATCATGGGATCAGTTGGTCTGTGTTGTCGGAAGTTCCTTTTTCTAATGGTATTAAAGGAGTTGAAGTCCAGGAAGACGGTGACTTATTTGTTAGTACAACATATTCTGAGATATGGCGGTTCTCAGATAATTTGAAGTGGGAATATTTAAAGACAATTTCTGGCTCGTATATTAATCTGCAATCTGTTGATAATGACGTTTTATTCTATAGTGTTTATGGAGAGACGTATAGGTCGGTTAATAATGGAAACGACTGGCAATTGATAGAGCAAGGTTATTTTAACGATGTAGCTATTCATGAGCTTTATGCACATCCAGATGGAACCTTATATAAGTTGGACGGATGGGATGATATTCTATATTCCGAAGATAAGGGTGACTCTTGGGATTTTTTGTCTTATAAAAGACTATTTAGAATGGATGAATCAGGTATCATGTATAGTTCTAAAAGTATATCTAGTGAAAGAACCATTATGCGTTCAGTGAACAAAGGTGCTACCTGGAGTGATTATATTACTCTTCCCAATAATGAATTTTCAAATATTCAAATTATAGACTTTTGTGTACAAGGTAATGATCTATTTATTTATGCTAATGATCTAAGGGTATATAAGTATAGTATCAGCAATAATCTTTTGACCAGATCTGAAGAAGCTGAAAATTATTTTTACCTAAGGCATATGATGGTGACAAAAAATGGAACTGTATTATTATGGGATCAAAATGACTTGATTTATAATTTAACCTTTAGCGAAATGTAG
- a CDS encoding peptidase associated/transthyretin-like domain-containing protein has protein sequence MQKLIYTLCLFCGLASCSNETIKPSLRGELLGFVELIDVYGDEYHDLDSVKVTVGESDFYGVTDENGRFSIKDIEPGTYNIAFQDDGFGFKKIYSIPIIGGDVPYFFNNKITIYEQPKIETKFVSVSREDDIVNVEMVLDTFVYGECSVYWSDSMNVSTSSYIYQSSVNKSFYENSIFFSIDLQKVPYPLMSAQNIYFIVTIKNSYETMSSYNQETEKEEYHSEVTILNPMKVE, from the coding sequence ATGCAAAAACTTATATATACATTATGCTTATTCTGTGGATTAGCAAGCTGTAGTAATGAAACGATAAAGCCTTCTCTTAGGGGAGAATTACTTGGATTTGTTGAATTGATAGACGTTTACGGTGATGAATATCACGATCTAGATAGTGTAAAGGTAACTGTTGGAGAATCCGACTTCTATGGGGTTACTGATGAAAATGGTAGATTCAGTATAAAAGATATTGAGCCAGGTACGTATAATATAGCTTTTCAGGATGATGGCTTTGGATTTAAAAAGATATATAGCATTCCTATTATAGGAGGTGATGTCCCTTACTTTTTTAATAATAAGATTACTATTTACGAACAACCCAAGATCGAAACTAAATTTGTTTCTGTGAGCAGAGAAGATGATATAGTCAATGTTGAGATGGTACTGGATACTTTTGTTTATGGAGAATGTAGTGTGTATTGGTCCGATTCTATGAATGTATCTACCAGTAGCTATATCTATCAATCTTCAGTTAATAAATCGTTTTACGAAAATTCTATATTCTTTAGCATTGATCTTCAAAAAGTACCCTATCCTCTTATGTCTGCTCAGAATATCTATTTTATAGTGACCATAAAAAATTCTTATGAGACGATGAGCTCTTACAATCAGGAAACCGAAAAGGAAGAATACCATTCTGAAGTAACCATATTAAACCCAATGAAAGTCGAATGA